One genomic region from Thunnus maccoyii chromosome 16, fThuMac1.1, whole genome shotgun sequence encodes:
- the si:ch73-242m19.1 gene encoding uncharacterized protein si:ch73-242m19.1 isoform X5, whose product MEAELRHQLSSLRAEIEENGFPRRAVPSKSYSSVPPPKDISFFRLEREQTLRRGLQVAETLPVQSQSDVMQRELESCLSLEYTSDSLPPLLHQFYVDRSYYLAQVKYLLMLRWRRFCHHTSVIEKLYPHYKDQMSRLTSEYEDAVQRARRLSASREKILTGRGNPDGLLTQDDVVIFLRWLICHLHSVKNIHQFLRVLHYMPACERKSKESQPTITEGLKETLHQTQLADGVSVPVYDVPLHTGQMEEFLPELQSLINYFHLSYDAGKIKTTADEMELFSVVWREFRMIFRQQEQMKTFPQYDGTDVKESQWGRKSASMALKKEASWIPFIQVKPKRDPCQQKLVTKLKEKKSVDELLKMQSRFLQVPDLLHVAATLKEDAAHVGDLQSAPTSSVSHSSKTKQQKISEIWTRIYNPASLTQETHNHSSRDRDRGGRDRKSLKGQTSGTTNESYSLEDSLQLLGLNDGPEEGTSDPIITRGAYLSLIYLRHLKLRQLQRSCLGMLNYLRSVERTLTFDLAGLQLEEGELCSTAEETGRMNAARGGRGEAGGLGSLQYSHNTPVDYKVHCSEFMEFAEVENLHDFYRTEERFIHTQDQRGFYIVYDAALRDLEELENELLLVGSHFIQRNKTKQTGTAERASTSTADIRFWAGTDVDRVAVLLDLWTCETEFLESKIQLLNCYYEAYQHTAGTEERFALAGVITDIMHSRPHLDLDQDYFVQVYRAEIGCLQIHQQLIKDVLDNQIEKQRQYLQRIWRNDSKDSVHDYGLPPNYVPKHLVSLGGSSPELINVFLLEVHPSLCLASAVYHGLVQAHIELCELHRATGVTDKLILRQKLLQLALQSWNSLASPGASYSSQIQKDLFSDVFFEDPILVQKVGLSLVRSAEEKDMKQGREKQSYAVETFSKLLELVTIRHRLLESASETAHLAQLYRNVASDLGFDEFHLYMRPEQFEVAEQKDRTEQRPVFITAVLEDDSSIDRFTPSHLPLSIQELDENQIGRFSFSSEEAVVHLMNKQGIENLQVTLACQVTQKNALISAVKLACLCYWAKEGEDSLHSDEHITTRFESKPGSDTDNLQDKSSLSKSSTRTPTSSKERLMEAFVSIQLEKVGLRDEMLNSFMKTKQAMGGLIKTPDEAAKIKRRLIIDFLKKFSTQISQHCVRAQIVAYHYSLTSLLDGIPSIRQSHFMSRQVSETKVILDSGVDLRPDPRTFKRRPQRLLSADGKTLLNLWYIPDFSEVLHMFKTLEVLACSAALYHTLQIVSALHDIIYYLVSFSRLGNTDDTCSWRKREQEAAGSHLAADWGGSEGIGAELLEIQRQVDRLSDPSSPESVSRLLQLRRQVVFLQFDAAVRHLIREAFISSGDIASYQTVSDNMAAALPLLSDSIQTDVFSLTLPVPRPLETKGCQAQTMFPWRSFITCNGLLPLRVWDVPPIEHCMQLCLSGLSDRSRLQANAAILGVSLLMEDVLNSGREAEPVGLHGNRDDLPHDGKPNEGAKSCLQAEEEEKRTSVSDSSAPLQDPIRVQSVLRGFLLLMKQLQVFKESWARRRLGVEMFSTAGLYQQFVKIYRAEIFYPSMRALAQQLGKEHDYEVLISGSQSLLPPPGASEVDVKVWQLHRLLESTECDMIRAVQRRISRELTLVVSERTRQDTGLPTELWKKSAVKYSLSPERPQIVESFIQQLMERAEETEGQLRVSVDHLQQCLTHLGCSVTERERGSFLLYSQFYEQILQQQTQLLYQREQDLKNRKDSQASNPHKEVAVLCRGMISEISALQARVAHLEEEKRSLEQKLSLKFKERYDPLVRQLFSTCIQLKAGLDEYRRRMEQDVSVMVNSIRREGVDKIIKLRKKKHGSTKDNDDLKLTQLKKEEVQELNLENSRLTALLCKLKALSRWRQAVDEGKLHRQLLQTQQREISSRIEALRVKMTSEEEVVYLQDELDAARHVLTCCQTECSSAKKLLSRKTEELQVVRHRSAQEARSRRELDSYRVQSLEQMRADVEDRERRLRALSGQLDRGSKMSQLQRQRSAKEIRKVKGKLQQERCLKQEAFQQVDKLQNQVSDMEAAFSRCTSTAGQSRTYYTLSVSRLSTRSPSAGAVPTAESHSSLHLRAVYKGPVSSSPPCSSAASQTMPRFRTLLQSQDTAKQKQPGAVLTRGWTDPKLIRLACVF is encoded by the exons ATGGAGGCAGAGTTGCGGCATCAACTCTCATCACTCAGGGCGGAAATTGAAGAGAATGGATTTCCCCGGAGAGCAGTGCCCTCCAAATCCTACAG TTCTGTTCCACCTCCAAAAGATATTTCTTTCTTCCGTTTGGAGAGGGAGCAGACACTAAGAAGAGGACTTCAG GTGGCTGAAACTTTACCTGTTCAGTCTCAGTCTGACGTCATgcagagagagctggagagttGCTTGAGTTTGGAGTACACATCTGATagtcttcctcctctgctgcaccAG TTCTACGTGGACAGATCATATTACTTGGCTCAAGTGAAATATCTGCTCATGCTGAGATGGAGGAGATTTTGCCACCACACCAGCGTCATCGAGAAGCTTTATCCTCATTACAAG GATCAGATGTCACGATTGACGAGTGAATACGAGGATGCTGTTCAGAGAGCTCGCAGACTGTCGGCAAGCAGAGAGAAGATCCTGACCGGCAGAGGAAACCCCGACGGCCTGCTGACTCAGGATGATGTGGTCATTTTCCTGCGGTGGCTGATCTGCCACCTGCACTCTGTTAAAAACATTCACCAATTTCTGAGG GTGCTGCACTATATGCCAGCTTGTGAAAGGAAAAGCAAAGAATCCCAGCCAACCATCACAGAGGGTCTTAAGGAGACGTTACATCAGACTCAACTTGCTGACg GAGTGTCAGTACCAGTTTACGATGTTCCCCTGCACACTGGTCAAATGGAAGAGTTTCTACCTGAGCTTCAGTCCTTGATCAACTACTTCCACCTGTCATACGACGCTGGAAAAATCAAGACCACTGCAGACGAGATGGAGTTATTCAGCGTG gtgtggagggagTTCAGAATGATCTTCAGACAACAAGAGCAGATGAAAACGTTTCCTCAGTACGATGGTACAGATGTCAAAGAGAGCCAGTGGGGGAGGAAGAGTGCGAGTATGGCTCTGAAGAAGGAGGCCAGCTGGATCCCCTTCATTCAG GTGAAGCCTAAACGGGATCCTTGTCAGCAGAAGCTCGTCACAAagctgaaggagaagaagagtgTTGATGAGTTGCTGAAGATGCAGAGCAGGTTTCTTCAG GTTCCTGATTTGCTCCATGTGGCTGCGACTCTTAAAGAAGATGCTGCTCATGTTGGCGACTTACAATCTGCACCGACCTCATCTGTCTCacacagcagtaaaacaaaacagcaaaagatCTCCGAGATCTGGACGAGGATTTACAACCCTGCCAGTCTCACTCAG GAAACACACAATCACTCAtcaagagacagagacagaggaggacgggatAGAAAGAGTTTGAAGGGTCAAACCTCAGGCACAACAAATGAAAG CTACTCTTTGGAGGACAGTCTGCAGCTCCTCGGTCTCAATGATGGTCCAGAGGAAGGAACGTCAGATCCCATCATAACCAGAGGAGCTTACCTGTCCCTGATTTACCTGCGTCATCTTAAGCTCAGACAGCTCCAG CGTTCCTGTCTTGGGATGCTAAACTACCTGCGCTCTGTGGAGAGGACTTTAACCTTTGACCTGGCAGGTCTGCAGCTGGAGGAAGGAGAACtgtgcagcacagcagaggaaacagGCCGGATGAATGCAgctagaggaggaagaggggaagcAGGAGGTCTCGGCTCACTGCAATACAGCCACAACACTCCTGTTGACTATAAG GTCCATTGCTCAGAGTTCATGGAGTTTGCTGAGGTGGAGAATCTTCATGATTTCTACAGAACAGAGGAGCGTTTCATCCACACTCAGGACCAGAGAGGGTTTTACATCGTGTACGACGCCGCGCTGAGGgacctggaggagctggagaacGAGCTTCTTCTAGTCGGCTCACATTTCATCCAGAGAAACAAAACGAAGCAAACAGGAACAGCTGAGAGAGCCTCCACCTCGACAGCAGACATCCGCTTCTGGGCCGGGACCGATGTTGATCGTGTTGCAGTGCTTCTCGACTTGTGGACATGTGAGACTGAGTTTTTGGAGAGCAAAATACAG CTCTTGAACTGTTACTATGAGGCCTATCAGCATACAGCAGGGACTGAGGAGAGGTTTGCGTTGGCTGGAGTTATCACTGACATCATGCACAGTCGGCCACACCTGGACCTGGACCAGGATTATTTTGTTCAGGTCTACAGGGCCGAAATTGGCTGTCTGCAAATCCACCAGCAGCTGATCAAAGACGTTCTGGACAATCAG ATTGAAAAACAGCGTCAGTACCTTCAACGCATCTGGAGAAACGACAGCAAAGACTCCGTTCATGACTACGGCCTTCCACCAAACTACGTTCCCAAACATCTGGTCTCACTTGGTGGCAGCAG CCCTGAACTGATTAATGTGTTCCTTCTGGAGGTTCACCCGTCCCTCTGCCTGGCCTCTGCAGTCTATCACGGTTTAGTCCAGGCTCACATCGAGCTCTGCGAGCTGCACCGAGCCACCGGCGTCACTGACAAACTCATCCTGCGACAGAAGCTCTTGCAGCTGGCCCTGCAGAGCTGGAACAGCCTGGCTTCACCTGGAGCCTCCTACAGCTCTCAAATACAGAAAGAT CTGTTCTCAGATGTATTCTTTGAGGACCCGATTTTGGTCCAGAAGGTGGGGCTGTCATTAGTAAGATCTGCTGAGGAGAAGGACATGAAGCAGGGAAGAGAGAAACAATCATACGCTGTGGAAACTTTCTCCAAGCTGCTGGAGCTCGTAACCATCCGCCATCGTCTGCTGGAGTCAGCCTCGGAGACTGCACATCTGGCACA GTTGTACAGAAATGTAGCTTCAGATCTCGGCTTTGATGAGTTCCACCTTTACATGCGGCCGGAGCAGTTTGAGGTCGCTGAGCAGAAAGACCGAACAGAGCAGAGGCCTGTTTTCATCACTGCGGTACTGGAGGATGACAGCTCCATAGACAG GTTCACCCCGTCCCACCTGCCTCTGAGCATCCAGGAACTGGACGAGAACCAGATCGGGAGGTTTAGCTTCAGCTCAGAGGAGGCAGTTGTTCAT CTTATGAACAAACAGGGCATAGAGAACCTTCAGGTGACTCTGGCCTGTCAGGTTACACAGAAGAATGCCTTGATAAGTGCTGTGAAACTGGCTTGTCTTTGCTATTGGGCAAAAGAG ggtGAAGACAGCCTTCATTCTGATGAACATATAACAACAAGATTTGAATCTAAACCAGGAAGCGACACTGACAACCTGCAGGACAAATCTTCACTCTCAAAAAGCTCCACGAGAACTCCCACCTCATCCAAGGAGAG GCTGATGGAGGCCTTTGTGTCCATCCAGCTGGAAAAAGTGGGTCTGCGTGACGAGATGCTGAATTCATTTATGAAGACGAAACAGGCCATGGGGGGTCTCATAAAAACCCCA GATGAAGCAGCAAAGATCAAAAGGAGGCTCATAATCGACTTTCTCAAGAA ATTCAGCACACAGATATCTCAGCATTGTGTGAGAGCGCAGATTGTTGCGTATCACTACAGTCTAACCTCCCTTTTGGACGGCATTCCCTCCATTCGTCAGTCCCACTTCATGAGTCGTCAAGTCAGCGAGACGAAAGTTATTTTGGATTCAGGAGTTGATCTTCGTCCAGACCCCAG GACCTTTAAACGTCGGCCGCAGCGGTTGTTGTCAGCAGACGGCAAAACTCTCCTCAACCTGTGGTACATCCCCGACTTCTCTGAAGTGCTTCACATGTTCAAAACACTGGAGGTTCTG GCCTGTTCTGCAGCTCTCTATCACACTCTGCAGATAGTTTCTGCCCTTCATGACATTATTTATTACCTGGTCAGTTTCTCCAGACTGGGAAACACAGATGACACTTGTagctggaggaagagagaacagGAGGCTGCAGGTTCACATCTGGCAGCTGACTGGGGAGGAAGTGAAGGCATCG GAGCAGAGCTGCTGGAGATCCAACGTCAGGTTGACCGTCTGTCGGATCCCAGCAGCCCAGAGTCTGTCAGCCGTCTGCTGCAGCTGCGCAGGCAGGTCGTCTTCCTGCAGTTTGATGCTGCTGTGAGGCACCTGATCAG AGAGGCGTTCATCTCCTCTGGTGATATCGCTTCTTATCAGACTGTGAGTGACAACATGGCCGCTGCCCTCCCTCTGCTGAGCGACAGCATCCAGACTGACGTGTTCAGTCTCACGCTGCCTGTTCCTCGACCTCTAGAGACTAAAGGCTGTCAG gCACAGACGATGTTTCCATGGAGAAGTTTTATAACGTGTAATGGTTTGCTCCCGCTGCGTGTCTGGGACGTCCCACCCATCGAACACTGCATGCAG ctgtgtctgagtggtctgagtgatcgcAGCAGACTGCAGGCCAATGCAGCAATCCTCGGTGTGTCCCTGCTCATGGAGGACGTCCTGAACAGCGGAAGAGAGGCAGAGCCTGTcggtctccatggcaacagagaTGACCTTCCACATGATGGAAAACCTAATGAG gGGGCTAAAAGCTGCTTACAagctgaggaagaagagaagaggactTCTGTTTCAgactcttctgctcctcttcaGGATCCGATCCGAGTCCAGTCTGTGCTGAGAGGTTTCCTCCTGCTGATGAAGCAGCTTCAGGTCTTCAAGGAGAGCTGGGCTCGAAGACGTCTGGGTGTTGAGATGTTCAGTACGGCCGGTCTGTACCAACAGTTTGTGAAAATCTACAG AGCTGAAATCTTTTACCCCAGTATGAGAGCTCTGGCTCAACAACTGGGTAAAGAACACGACTATGAGGTCTTAATTTCTGGCAGCCAGTCTCTCCTGCCCCCTCCTGGAGCTTCAGAGGTGGATGTGAAAGTCTGGCAG CTTCACAGACTGCTGGAGAGCACTGAATGTGACATGATCAGAGCGGTGCAGAGGAGGATCAGCAGAGAGCTGACCCTGGTTGTTTCAGAGCGAACACGTCAAGACACAGGCCTCCCCACAG AGCTGTGGAAAAAATCCGCAGTGAAGTACAGTCTGTCTCCTGAGCGGCCACAGATCGTGGAATCGTTTATCCAGCAGCTGATGGAAAGAGCTGAAGAGACTGAGGGACAG ctGAGGGTCTCTGTGGATCATCTCCAGCAGTGTCTGACTCACCTCGGCTGTTCTGTGACGGAGCGAGAGCGCGGCAGCTTCCTGCTTTACTCGCAGTTTTATGAACAAatcctgcagcagcagactcAGCTTCTCTACCAGAGAGAACAG GATTTAAAGAATCGTAAAGACTCTCAGGCAAGCAACCCTCACAAAGAG GTGGCTGTTTTATGTCGTGGGATGATTTCGGAGATCTCAGCGCTGCAGGCTCGAGTCGCTCACctggaagaagagaagagatcTCTAGAGCAGAAACTCAGTCTCAAATTCAAAGAACGTTACGACCCTTTGGTCCGACAACTCTTCTCCACCTGCATCCAGCTAAAG GCCGGGCTTGATGAGTACCGGCGGCGGATGGAGCAGGACGTGAGTGTGATGGTGAACAGCATAAGAAGAGAAGGAGTGGACAAAATTATCAAGCTCAGGAAGAAGAAGCACGGCAGCACCAAAGACAACGATGATCTTAAACTCACACAGTTAAAG AAAGAAGAAGTCCAGGAGTTGAACCTGGAGAACAGCCGGCTGactgctctgctctgtaaaCTGAAGGCTCTGAGCCGCTGGAGGCAGGCGGTCGACGAGGGGAAACTTCACCGACAGCTGCTCCAAACTCAGCAG AGGGAGATCTCCAGTCGCATTGAGGCCCTCAGAGTGAAGATGACatcagaggaggaggtggtttACCTGCAGGACGAGCTGGACGCCGCCCGCCACGTGTTGACCTGCTGTCAGACGGAGTGCAGCAGCGCCAAGAAGCTGCTCAGCAGAAAG ACAGAGGAGCTCCAGGTGGTCAGGCATCGGTCTGCGCAGGAGGCCCGGAGCAGGCGGGAGCTGGACAGCTATCGAGTGCAGAGCCTGGAACAAATGAGAGCCGAcgtggaggacagagagagacggCTCAGAGCGCTCAGCGGGCAGCTGGACAGAGGCAGCAAGATGAGCCAGTTACAGAGACAACGCAGCGCCAAAGAGATCCGAAAG GTGAAGGGAAAGCTGCAACAGGAGCGCTGCCTCAAACAAGAGGCCTTTCAGCAAGTGGATAAGCTGCAGAACCAGGTGAGCGACATGGAAGCAGCTTTCTCCAGGTGCACCTCTACAGCAG GGCAAAGCCGGACTTATTACACGCTGTCGGTCAGCAGATTGAGCACTAGAAGTCCCTCAGCAGGTGCTGTACCGACCGCAGAGTCGCACTCTTCCCTTCATCTCAGAGCA GTCTACAAAGGGCCAGTCAGCAGCAGTCCGCCCTGCAGCTCGGCAGCCTCACAAACCATGCCAAGATTCAGGACTTTGCTGCAGAGCCAAGACACCGCAAAGCAGAAACAGCCGGGAGCCGTTCTAACACGAGGATGGACAGACCCAAAGCT GATCCGTCTCGCCTGCGTGTTCTGA